One Cellulomonas taurus genomic region harbors:
- a CDS encoding YtxH domain-containing protein produces MKAKSAFVVGATLGYVFGTRAGRARYEQIKGWASSLWHDPRVQSRVDDLEAGAAQFAKDQAGALKDKAVDAVKSTVSRSSDPDPRTNPGAGI; encoded by the coding sequence ATGAAGGCCAAGAGCGCGTTCGTGGTCGGTGCGACGCTGGGCTACGTGTTCGGCACCCGCGCCGGTCGCGCCCGGTACGAGCAGATCAAGGGCTGGGCATCCAGCCTGTGGCACGACCCGCGCGTGCAGTCCCGGGTCGACGACCTGGAGGCCGGTGCTGCCCAGTTCGCCAAGGACCAGGCCGGTGCCCTCAAGGACAAGGCCGTCGACGCGGTGAAGAGCACCGTCTCGCGCAGCTCCGACCCGGACCCCCGCACCAACCCCGGCGCCGGCATCTAG